In Paracoccus methylovorus, a genomic segment contains:
- a CDS encoding alpha/beta hydrolase — translation MLSRRSTLAMLAALAVHPVAATAELRDLAYSNDSPRHRLDIHLPKGEGPFPWLLDLHGGGFRGGDKRLLPVPPQLLQAGIAVVRMNYRLSNQALWPAQEQDVLAAADFLRRRGPEWRLVPERMALGGRSAGAFLAVSAALTLIERDRPPRAVVDFYGPMDFGSMDADLARLGSKPKRRPADSPESAESLLVGYAVGARRDEATALSPVGRLRGMHPATALPPLMIRHGAQDRIVPPDQAQHLRRAWRAIDPDAAIDFALLPDDGHGSAGFAAATIREALAAFLKRHLSA, via the coding sequence ATGCTGTCCCGTCGCTCGACCCTTGCGATGCTTGCTGCGCTGGCGGTTCACCCGGTGGCGGCAACGGCGGAATTGCGCGACTTGGCCTATTCGAACGATTCGCCCCGCCACCGGCTGGATATTCACCTGCCAAAGGGCGAGGGCCCTTTCCCCTGGCTTCTGGATCTGCATGGCGGGGGTTTCCGCGGTGGCGACAAGCGGCTTTTGCCGGTGCCACCTCAGTTGTTGCAGGCCGGAATCGCCGTGGTGCGGATGAACTACCGGTTGTCGAATCAGGCGCTTTGGCCGGCGCAGGAACAGGACGTTCTGGCTGCGGCGGACTTCCTGCGCAGGCGTGGCCCAGAATGGCGGCTGGTGCCGGAACGGATGGCGCTGGGGGGACGCTCGGCCGGGGCTTTTCTTGCCGTTTCGGCGGCGCTGACCTTGATCGAGAGGGACCGGCCGCCCCGGGCAGTAGTCGATTTCTACGGCCCGATGGATTTCGGCAGCATGGATGCGGATCTGGCCCGGCTGGGAAGCAAACCTAAAAGGCGGCCCGCCGATTCGCCGGAAAGCGCCGAATCGCTGCTGGTCGGCTATGCCGTGGGCGCGCGTCGGGACGAAGCAACGGCGCTGTCGCCCGTGGGCCGGCTGCGCGGCATGCACCCAGCCACCGCCCTGCCCCCGCTGATGATCCGGCACGGGGCGCAGGATCGCATTGTGCCCCCCGATCAGGCGCAGCACCTGCGAAGGGCATGGCGGGCCATCGACCCGGACGCCGCCATCGACTTCGCCCTGCTGCCCGATGACGGTCATGGCAGCGCGGGTTTCGCCGCCGCAACGATCCGAGAGGCTCTGGCAGCCTTTCTGAAACGGCATCTGTCGGCGTGA
- a CDS encoding protein meaA: protein MAEKDKPWLFRTYAGHSTAEKSNALYRSNLAKGQTGLSVAFDLPTQTGYDSDHVLARGEVGKVGVPICHLGDMRMLFDQIPLEQMNTSMTINATAPWLLSLYIAVAEEQGADITRLQGTVQNDIIKEYLSRGTYICPPKPSLKMITDVAAYTAKHLPKWNPMNVCSYHLQEAGATPEQELAYALATGIAVLDDLKAKIEPADFPAMVGRISFFVNAGIRFVTELCKMRAFTELWDEICRERYGIEEEKYRRFRYGVQVNSLGLTEQQPENNVYRILLEMLAVVLSKNARARAVQLPAWNEALGLPRPWDQQWSLRMQQIVAYETDLLEYGDLFDGNPAIAAKVEELKSGARAELATLDEMGGAIAAIEYMKSRLVESNAERLNRIEANETVVVGVNRWQQGEPSPLTAGDGGIMVVDPAVEQDQISRLSMWREARDETAVEAALAALRDAAQRGQNVMPPSVAAAKAGATTGEWAAVMREVYGEYRGPTGVSASPSNRTEGLEPIREAVDAVSRRLGRRLKFLVGKPGLDGHSNGAEQIAFRARDCGMDITYEGIRLTPEQIVTRALEDNAHVVGLSILSGSHLPLIEDLIERMRTAGLTYVPVVVGGIIPDEDAAKLLRMGVARVYTPKDFELNRIMMDIVALVEPAEAAA, encoded by the coding sequence GTGGCCGAGAAAGACAAACCCTGGCTTTTCCGCACCTATGCGGGCCATTCGACCGCCGAGAAATCAAACGCCCTGTATCGCTCGAATTTGGCGAAGGGGCAGACCGGATTGTCGGTGGCCTTCGATCTGCCGACGCAGACCGGTTATGACAGCGATCACGTGCTGGCCCGTGGTGAGGTCGGTAAAGTCGGTGTGCCGATCTGCCATCTGGGCGACATGCGCATGCTGTTCGACCAGATCCCGCTGGAGCAGATGAACACTTCGATGACGATCAATGCGACGGCGCCCTGGTTGCTGTCGCTTTATATCGCCGTGGCGGAAGAGCAGGGTGCCGATATCACCAGGCTGCAGGGCACAGTGCAAAACGATATCATCAAGGAATATCTGTCGCGCGGCACCTATATTTGCCCGCCCAAGCCCTCGCTGAAGATGATTACCGACGTCGCGGCTTATACGGCAAAGCACCTGCCGAAATGGAACCCGATGAACGTCTGTTCCTATCACCTGCAAGAGGCGGGCGCGACACCAGAGCAAGAGCTGGCCTATGCGCTGGCGACCGGCATCGCGGTGCTCGACGATCTGAAGGCCAAGATTGAACCGGCGGATTTCCCGGCCATGGTGGGTCGCATTTCCTTTTTCGTGAACGCAGGCATCCGCTTTGTCACCGAGCTGTGCAAGATGCGCGCCTTCACCGAGCTTTGGGACGAGATTTGCCGCGAGCGCTACGGCATCGAGGAAGAGAAATACCGCCGTTTCCGCTATGGTGTGCAGGTCAACAGCCTTGGCCTGACCGAGCAGCAGCCTGAAAACAACGTCTACCGCATTCTTCTTGAGATGCTGGCGGTCGTGCTGTCCAAGAACGCCCGCGCCCGGGCCGTGCAGCTTCCGGCGTGGAACGAGGCGCTGGGCCTGCCGCGACCTTGGGATCAGCAATGGTCGCTGCGCATGCAGCAGATCGTCGCCTATGAGACGGACCTACTGGAATATGGGGATCTCTTCGACGGCAACCCCGCCATCGCCGCCAAAGTCGAGGAGTTGAAATCCGGGGCCCGTGCAGAGCTGGCGACGCTGGACGAGATGGGCGGCGCCATCGCCGCCATCGAATACATGAAGTCGCGCCTGGTCGAATCGAATGCCGAACGGTTGAATCGCATCGAGGCGAACGAGACGGTGGTCGTCGGCGTCAACCGTTGGCAGCAGGGCGAACCGTCGCCGCTGACCGCCGGGGACGGCGGGATCATGGTCGTCGATCCGGCGGTCGAGCAGGACCAGATCTCGCGGCTGAGCATGTGGCGCGAAGCTCGCGACGAGACGGCCGTCGAGGCCGCCCTCGCCGCGCTGCGCGATGCCGCGCAGAGGGGGCAAAATGTGATGCCGCCCTCTGTCGCAGCGGCCAAAGCGGGCGCCACGACCGGCGAATGGGCAGCGGTGATGCGCGAGGTTTACGGTGAATATCGTGGACCGACCGGCGTTTCCGCCAGCCCCTCCAACCGGACCGAGGGTCTGGAACCGATCCGCGAGGCGGTGGATGCCGTCAGCCGCCGCCTTGGTCGCCGACTGAAATTCCTGGTGGGCAAGCCGGGGCTTGATGGACATTCCAACGGCGCCGAGCAGATTGCCTTTCGTGCCCGTGACTGCGGCATGGATATCACCTATGAAGGCATCCGCCTGACGCCCGAGCAGATCGTCACCCGCGCCCTTGAGGACAATGCCCATGTCGTCGGTCTGTCCATCCTGTCTGGCAGCCACCTGCCGCTGATCGAGGACCTGATCGAGCGTATGCGCACCGCCGGCTTGACGTATGTGCCGGTTGTAGTCGGCGGCATCATTCCCGATGAGGATGCGGCAAAGCTGCTGAGAATGGGTGTGGCGCGAGTCTATACCCCCAAGGATTTCGAACTCAACCGCATCATGATGGACATTGTGGCACTGGTAGAGCCCGCCGAGGCAGCCGCCTGA
- a CDS encoding DMT family transporter produces MAEISAMPELRRNALQGHAAMLLFSAAIAGSFSLGARAANLIDPAAISAARFAIAAGVVGGVAMAGPGIPRDAFRAPWRYLLLGGLFAAYFVLMFEGLKTALPVSAAAVFTLTPLMSAGFGWLLMRQRLTLRIAGALGLGAAGSLWVIFRGDLAALMRLEFGRGEAIYLIGCAAHALYTPLVRKVNRGETPIVSTFATLCAGGLILLIWGWQAILQTDWAHLPAIVWITLLYVAIFASALTTALVQFATMRLPSSKVMAYTYLTPAWVILLEATLTQGAPPLAVLPGVLATIAALLLLLRD; encoded by the coding sequence ATGGCCGAGATTTCTGCCATGCCGGAACTGCGCCGCAACGCCCTGCAAGGCCATGCGGCCATGCTGCTGTTCTCGGCGGCGATTGCAGGGTCGTTTTCGCTGGGCGCACGGGCGGCGAACCTGATCGACCCGGCGGCGATCTCGGCCGCGCGCTTTGCTATCGCCGCGGGTGTGGTGGGCGGCGTAGCCATGGCCGGACCCGGCATCCCCCGCGACGCCTTCCGTGCGCCTTGGCGCTATCTTCTGCTCGGGGGGCTTTTCGCCGCTTATTTCGTGCTGATGTTCGAGGGGTTGAAAACCGCCCTTCCCGTTTCGGCCGCAGCGGTGTTCACGCTGACACCGCTGATGTCGGCGGGCTTTGGCTGGCTTTTGATGCGACAGCGCCTGACCCTGCGCATCGCGGGGGCGTTGGGCTTGGGCGCGGCGGGTTCACTCTGGGTGATCTTTCGCGGCGATCTTGCCGCACTGATGCGGCTGGAATTCGGGCGAGGCGAGGCCATCTATCTGATCGGCTGTGCGGCCCACGCGCTCTATACTCCCTTGGTGCGCAAGGTGAACCGGGGCGAGACCCCGATCGTCTCGACCTTCGCCACGCTCTGCGCGGGCGGGCTGATCCTGCTCATCTGGGGCTGGCAGGCGATTCTGCAGACGGATTGGGCGCATCTGCCCGCCATCGTCTGGATAACACTGCTTTATGTAGCGATCTTCGCCAGCGCGCTGACGACTGCACTGGTGCAATTCGCAACCATGCGCCTGCCTTCGTCCAAGGTCATGGCCTATACCTATCTGACCCCCGCCTGGGTCATCCTGCTGGAAGCCACATTGACCCAAGGCGCACCACCGCTCGCTGTGTTGCCGGGGGTGCTGGCCACCATCGCCGCACTTCTTCTGCTGCTTCGGGACTGA
- a CDS encoding peroxidase-related enzyme (This protein belongs to a clade of uncharacterized proteins related to peroxidases such as the alkylhydroperoxidase AhpD.), producing MTHPISRFPVPSLDEMPQDIAQRIRKVAEKSGFIPNVFLALAHRPDEFRAFFAYHDALMEREGGLTKAERELIVVATSGLNQCQYCVVAHGAILRIRTKSALIADQVAVNWRKADLTTRERAMLTYAEKVALNAQHIGDADDQALREAGFTQDEIWDIGAIAAFFGMSNRLVNAGDIRPNDEFYMLGRN from the coding sequence ATGACCCATCCCATCAGCCGTTTCCCGGTTCCTTCCCTGGACGAAATGCCCCAGGATATTGCCCAGCGTATCCGCAAGGTGGCCGAGAAATCGGGCTTCATCCCGAACGTGTTCCTGGCGCTGGCGCATCGCCCGGACGAGTTCCGCGCATTCTTCGCCTATCACGACGCCCTGATGGAGCGCGAGGGCGGATTGACCAAAGCCGAGCGAGAGTTGATCGTCGTCGCCACATCGGGGCTGAACCAGTGCCAGTATTGCGTGGTGGCGCATGGTGCGATCCTGCGTATCCGAACGAAGAGCGCCTTGATCGCAGATCAGGTGGCGGTGAACTGGCGCAAGGCAGACCTCACCACGCGCGAACGCGCCATGCTGACCTATGCCGAAAAGGTGGCGCTGAATGCGCAACACATCGGCGACGCGGACGATCAGGCGCTGCGCGAGGCGGGCTTCACCCAAGATGAGATCTGGGACATCGGCGCCATCGCAGCCTTCTTCGGCATGTCGAACCGGCTGGTCAATGCCGGCGATATCCGGCCAAACGACGAATTCTACATGCTGGGCCGAAATTGA
- the ffh gene encoding signal recognition particle protein: MFENLSDRLGGVFDRLTKQGALTEDDVTAAMREVRVALLEADVSLSVARNFVKAVTQKATGSAVTKSITPGQQVVKIVHDELIKVLQGEGAPDQLRIDNPPAPILMVGLQGSGKTTTTAKLAKRLKDREKKRVLMASLDTNRPAAMEQLAILGQQVGVDTLPIVPGENAVQIAKRAKQQATLGGYDVYMLDTAGRLHIDEVLMDEVQAVRDVANPRETLLVVDGLTGQDAVNVASEFDEKVGVSGVVLTRMDGDGRGGAALSMRAVTGKPIRFVGVGEKMDAIEVFDASRVAGRILGMGDIVALVEKAQEVLEVEQAERMMKRFQKGMFNMNDLRNQLEQMLKMGGMQSIMGMMPGMGKMAKQAEAAGFDDKAIKRQIALINSMTKKERANPDLLQASRKKRIAAGAGMEVSELNKLLKMQKQMADTMKKLGKMGKGGMLKQAMRAMTGKGGGLPDMANVDPEKMAEATKMLQDPKGLGGQLGGMNLPGGLSGLFGKK; this comes from the coding sequence ATGTTTGAAAACCTGTCCGACCGCCTTGGCGGCGTATTCGACCGGCTGACCAAGCAGGGCGCTCTGACCGAAGACGATGTCACCGCCGCCATGCGCGAGGTGCGCGTCGCCTTGCTGGAGGCTGACGTTTCGCTGTCTGTCGCCCGCAACTTCGTCAAGGCGGTGACGCAGAAAGCGACCGGAAGCGCCGTCACCAAGTCGATCACCCCCGGCCAGCAGGTCGTGAAGATCGTCCATGACGAGCTGATCAAGGTCCTGCAAGGCGAGGGCGCGCCCGACCAGTTGCGCATCGACAACCCCCCGGCACCGATCCTGATGGTCGGCCTTCAGGGTTCGGGCAAGACCACCACTACCGCCAAGCTGGCAAAACGCCTGAAGGACCGCGAGAAGAAGCGCGTGCTGATGGCGTCGCTGGATACCAACCGCCCGGCCGCCATGGAGCAGTTGGCGATTCTGGGTCAGCAGGTCGGCGTCGATACCCTGCCCATCGTGCCGGGCGAGAATGCGGTGCAGATCGCCAAGCGTGCCAAGCAGCAGGCGACGCTGGGCGGCTATGACGTCTATATGCTCGACACCGCCGGACGGTTGCATATCGACGAAGTGCTGATGGACGAGGTGCAGGCGGTCCGCGACGTGGCCAACCCGCGCGAGACGCTGCTGGTCGTGGACGGGCTGACCGGCCAGGACGCAGTGAACGTCGCCAGCGAGTTCGACGAAAAGGTCGGTGTCAGCGGCGTGGTGCTGACCCGGATGGACGGCGACGGCCGCGGCGGCGCGGCGCTGTCGATGCGCGCGGTGACCGGCAAGCCGATCCGCTTTGTCGGTGTCGGCGAAAAGATGGATGCGATCGAGGTCTTTGACGCCAGCCGCGTCGCGGGCCGCATCCTCGGCATGGGCGATATCGTCGCCCTTGTCGAGAAAGCGCAGGAAGTGCTGGAGGTCGAGCAGGCCGAGCGCATGATGAAGCGCTTTCAGAAGGGCATGTTCAACATGAACGACCTTCGCAACCAGCTTGAGCAGATGCTCAAGATGGGCGGCATGCAGTCGATCATGGGCATGATGCCGGGCATGGGCAAGATGGCCAAGCAGGCCGAAGCCGCCGGCTTTGACGACAAGGCGATCAAGCGTCAGATCGCGCTCATCAACTCGATGACCAAGAAGGAACGTGCCAATCCCGATCTGCTGCAGGCCAGCCGCAAGAAACGCATCGCGGCCGGCGCGGGGATGGAAGTGTCCGAGCTGAACAAGCTGCTGAAGATGCAAAAGCAGATGGCCGACACGATGAAGAAACTTGGCAAGATGGGTAAGGGCGGGATGCTCAAGCAAGCCATGCGCGCCATGACCGGCAAAGGCGGCGGGCTGCCCGATATGGCCAATGTCGATCCGGAAAAAATGGCCGAGGCGACCAAGATGCTGCAGGACCCCAAGGGGCTGGGCGGCCAGCTTGGCGGGATGAACCTGCCCGGCGGGCTTTCGGGTCTGTTCGGGAAGAAGTAA
- a CDS encoding chorismate mutase — protein MSDTTARAATLLKEHRASIDRLDAILVYTLAERFKHTQSVGRLKAEHDLPPSDTAREAQQIERLERLAREADLDPEFARKFLNFVIAEVIRHHETFQS, from the coding sequence ATGAGTGATACGACCGCCCGCGCCGCGACCTTGCTTAAAGAGCATCGGGCCAGCATCGACCGGCTGGATGCGATTTTGGTCTATACGCTGGCCGAGCGGTTCAAGCACACCCAATCCGTCGGCCGTCTGAAAGCCGAACACGACCTTCCTCCGTCCGATACCGCCCGCGAGGCGCAGCAGATCGAGCGGCTGGAACGCCTCGCGCGCGAGGCCGATCTCGACCCGGAGTTCGCGCGCAAATTCCTGAACTTCGTGATCGCCGAAGTTATCCGGCATCACGAGACCTTCCAATCCTAG
- the rpsP gene encoding 30S ribosomal protein S16, with protein sequence MAMKIRLARGGSKKRPHYAIVATDSRMPRDGRFIEKLGIYNPLLPKDSEERIKINLERAQYWLGQGAQPTDRVARFLEAAGVKEKVERKNLKKGEPGKAAKERAEKRAAREAAANAPAEEAASE encoded by the coding sequence ATGGCAATGAAAATCCGTCTGGCCCGTGGTGGCTCGAAGAAACGCCCCCATTACGCCATCGTGGCCACGGATTCGCGCATGCCGCGCGACGGCCGCTTTATCGAGAAGCTGGGCATCTACAACCCGCTTCTGCCGAAGGATTCCGAAGAGCGCATCAAGATCAACCTTGAGCGTGCCCAGTACTGGCTGGGTCAGGGCGCGCAGCCGACCGACCGCGTTGCCCGCTTCCTGGAAGCCGCCGGCGTGAAAGAGAAAGTCGAGCGCAAGAACCTGAAAAAAGGCGAGCCGGGCAAAGCCGCCAAGGAACGCGCCGAAAAGCGTGCTGCCCGTGAAGCCGCGGCCAACGCTCCGGCCGAAGAAGCCGCTTCGGAATAA
- the rimM gene encoding ribosome maturation factor RimM (Essential for efficient processing of 16S rRNA), which yields MTERVCVGAIAGAFGVRGEVRLKSFTSQPKDIATYSPLYTEDGSRSFTVRLTRPVTGGIGARMSGVETREQAEALKGVTLWADRDKLPALPDDEFYHADLIGLSVYDAGGALLGTVRAIYDHGAGDILEILGPGRSQALLLPFTRAFVPTVDLAAGRIIADPPEESE from the coding sequence ATGACAGAGCGGGTCTGTGTCGGCGCGATCGCAGGCGCCTTTGGCGTCCGGGGCGAGGTGAGGCTGAAAAGCTTTACCTCGCAACCGAAAGATATTGCGACATATTCCCCGCTTTATACCGAAGACGGCAGCCGCTCGTTCACCGTCCGCCTGACGCGGCCGGTGACGGGCGGGATCGGCGCCCGGATGTCGGGCGTCGAGACGCGCGAACAGGCCGAGGCGCTGAAGGGCGTGACGCTCTGGGCGGATCGCGACAAGCTTCCGGCCCTGCCGGACGACGAATTCTATCACGCCGACCTGATCGGCCTGTCGGTCTATGATGCCGGCGGGGCGCTGCTTGGCACGGTCCGCGCGATCTATGATCACGGCGCGGGCGATATTCTGGAAATCCTGGGCCCGGGGCGCAGTCAGGCGCTGCTTTTGCCCTTTACCCGAGCCTTCGTGCCCACGGTCGATCTGGCCGCCGGCCGCATTATCGCTGATCCGCCGGAAGAAAGCGAATGA
- the trmD gene encoding tRNA (guanosine(37)-N1)-methyltransferase TrmD: MSGEGVGAGMKSHGRLSIRASAQPRDLMAEPQVKDAWTAQVVTLFPKAFPGVLGLSLTGRALSEGLWNLRSIDLRPFGIGRHRNVDDTPAGGGAGMVIRADVMDAALREAGAGTKDALPVIYLSPRGRPFTQARARELANGPGMTLICGRFEGVDQRVLDAHDIEEISIGDYVLTGGELAAQVLIDATVRLIPRVLGNQDSLAEESFSDGLLEHPQYTKPALWEGRAIPDVLLSGNHAAIASWRRDMAERLTKERRPDLWRAYGQAHMDPTKDRQLSGASDQSRDYREHQEDPKR, encoded by the coding sequence ATGAGCGGCGAGGGGGTTGGTGCGGGCATGAAATCCCATGGCCGCCTGTCGATCCGGGCCAGCGCGCAGCCGCGTGACCTGATGGCCGAACCGCAGGTCAAGGACGCTTGGACGGCGCAGGTCGTCACGCTTTTTCCCAAGGCTTTTCCCGGCGTTCTGGGCCTTTCCCTGACAGGCCGGGCGTTATCCGAGGGGCTGTGGAACCTGCGCAGCATCGACCTGCGCCCCTTTGGCATCGGCAGGCATCGCAACGTGGACGACACGCCCGCGGGTGGTGGTGCGGGCATGGTGATCCGTGCCGATGTGATGGATGCGGCCCTGCGCGAGGCGGGTGCCGGGACGAAAGACGCCTTGCCGGTGATTTACCTGTCGCCGCGCGGCCGGCCCTTTACACAGGCGCGGGCGCGCGAGTTGGCGAATGGTCCGGGCATGACGCTGATCTGCGGCCGCTTCGAAGGCGTGGACCAGCGCGTGCTGGACGCCCATGACATCGAAGAGATCAGTATAGGCGATTATGTCCTGACGGGTGGGGAACTGGCCGCTCAGGTCTTGATCGACGCGACGGTTCGCCTTATACCGCGCGTGCTGGGGAATCAGGACTCTCTGGCCGAGGAATCCTTTTCCGACGGTCTGCTTGAACATCCGCAGTATACGAAGCCCGCCCTTTGGGAAGGCCGCGCGATCCCGGACGTGCTTTTGTCCGGCAATCACGCGGCTATTGCCAGTTGGCGGCGCGACATGGCCGAAAGGCTGACCAAGGAACGCCGCCCCGACCTGTGGCGGGCATATGGGCAAGCCCATATGGACCCGACAAAGGACCGACAGCTCTCGGGCGCATCAGACCAATCGCGGGACTACCGCGAGCATCAAGAGGATCCAAAGCGATGA
- the rplS gene encoding 50S ribosomal protein L19 — protein sequence MNLIAQLEAEQIASLGKEIPDFKAGDTVRVGYKVTEGTRARVQMYEGVVISRKGGSIGASFTVRKISFGEGVERVFPLYSTNIDSITVVRRGRVRRAKLYYLRDRRGKSARIAEVSNYKPKADAKA from the coding sequence ATGAACCTGATCGCCCAACTGGAAGCCGAGCAGATCGCCTCGCTCGGCAAGGAAATTCCGGACTTCAAGGCTGGCGACACCGTCCGCGTCGGTTACAAAGTGACCGAAGGCACCCGCGCCCGCGTTCAGATGTACGAAGGCGTGGTTATTTCGCGCAAGGGCGGCAGCATCGGTGCGTCGTTCACCGTGCGCAAGATCTCGTTCGGCGAAGGTGTCGAGCGCGTCTTTCCGCTTTATTCGACCAACATCGACTCGATCACCGTGGTTCGCCGCGGTCGCGTCCGCCGCGCCAAGCTGTATTACCTGCGTGATCGCCGCGGCAAATCGGCCCGTATCGCCGAGGTCAGCAACTACAAGCCCAAAGCCGACGCCAAGGCCTGA
- the rpmE gene encoding 50S ribosomal protein L31 codes for MKADIHPDYHVIEVKMTDGTTYQVRSTWGKEGDTMSLDIDPNSHPAWTGGSAKLMDTGGRVSKFKNKYAGLGF; via the coding sequence ATGAAAGCAGACATTCATCCCGACTACCACGTGATCGAGGTCAAGATGACCGACGGCACCACCTATCAGGTGCGCTCGACCTGGGGCAAGGAAGGCGACACCATGTCGCTGGATATCGATCCGAACTCGCACCCCGCCTGGACCGGCGGCTCGGCCAAGCTGATGGATACCGGCGGTCGCGTGTCGAAGTTCAAGAACAAATACGCCGGCCTCGGCTTCTGA
- a CDS encoding division plane positioning ATPase MipZ, translating to MAHIIVVGNEKGGSGKSTTSMHVATALARMGHRVGALDLDVRQRSFGRYLENRAAFAQREGVDLPMPLLGHLEPDSPEGLDPLSQAVAALDSECDFILLDCPGSHTRLSQMAHTLADTLITPMNDSFVDFDLLARMSPEGKILGPSIYAEMVWSARQLRGEAGAGPIDWLVLRNRLGTQAMHNKRKVGGALSNLSKRIGFRVAPGFSERVIFRELFPRGLTLLDLKDIGTEQLNMSNIAARQELRDLIGELNLPGVSISF from the coding sequence GTGGCGCATATCATCGTCGTCGGGAACGAAAAGGGCGGTTCGGGCAAGTCCACGACCTCGATGCATGTTGCGACCGCGCTGGCCCGCATGGGCCATCGGGTCGGCGCGCTGGATCTGGATGTCCGCCAGCGCAGCTTCGGCCGCTATCTGGAAAACCGCGCCGCTTTTGCCCAACGCGAAGGGGTGGACCTGCCCATGCCGCTGTTGGGCCATCTGGAACCCGATAGCCCCGAGGGTCTGGACCCGTTGTCGCAGGCTGTCGCCGCACTTGATTCGGAGTGCGATTTCATTCTGCTGGATTGCCCCGGTTCGCACACGCGGCTTAGCCAGATGGCACATACGCTGGCCGATACGTTGATTACGCCGATGAACGACAGTTTCGTCGATTTCGACCTTCTGGCCCGCATGTCGCCCGAGGGAAAGATACTGGGCCCTTCGATCTATGCCGAGATGGTCTGGTCCGCACGGCAGTTGCGTGGCGAGGCGGGGGCGGGGCCGATCGACTGGCTGGTGCTGCGCAACCGGCTTGGCACGCAGGCGATGCATAACAAGCGCAAGGTCGGTGGCGCGCTGAGCAACCTGTCCAAGCGCATCGGTTTTCGGGTCGCACCCGGATTTTCCGAGCGGGTGATCTTCCGTGAGCTTTTCCCGCGCGGATTGACGCTGCTGGATCTCAAGGATATCGGCACGGAACAGCTCAACATGTCCAACATCGCTGCCCGGCAGGAACTGCGGGACCTGATTGGCGAGTTGAACTTGCCTGGCGTCAGCATTTCGTTCTGA
- a CDS encoding efflux RND transporter periplasmic adaptor subunit: MTANCRITRIAMLALTLSLGPVVAAIAETAGAVEQSELPVVTLATAELSWIEARVPVSGSLVAKQEVQVHALVSGHEITGIEAEVGDHVKAGQVLARLSDEVLSAQLAQAEAEYQRAEAGVSQAESQIASAEATLTQSVSALERTRSLRQSGNASQAVLDQAIAAEASARAAAASASDGLGVARAALALASAARSIARLNLNHATVVAPVDGLVVARTIRQGAISGGAGEPLFTLIAGGEVELEADVIETALSQLKSGDPAEIEVAGLGRVEGKLRLAPAAVDPLTRLGPARITLEPDPRLRPGLFASGWIITDRREAVTVPSSAVLADASGERVQVVRDGQIETREVRAGLVWQGRREIVEGIAAGETVLARAGAFFRSGDQVRAAP; this comes from the coding sequence ATGACGGCAAACTGCCGGATCACCCGGATCGCGATGCTGGCCCTGACCCTGTCCTTGGGGCCGGTCGTGGCGGCTATTGCCGAAACGGCGGGCGCGGTCGAGCAATCAGAACTGCCCGTGGTCACGCTCGCCACCGCCGAGCTTAGCTGGATCGAGGCACGGGTGCCGGTGTCCGGCTCGCTGGTGGCGAAACAAGAGGTGCAGGTCCACGCCCTCGTCTCGGGGCATGAAATCACCGGCATCGAGGCCGAGGTGGGCGATCACGTCAAGGCGGGTCAGGTTCTGGCGCGGCTGTCCGACGAGGTGCTCTCGGCGCAGCTTGCACAGGCCGAGGCCGAATATCAGCGCGCCGAGGCCGGGGTCAGTCAGGCCGAAAGCCAGATTGCCAGCGCCGAAGCCACTTTGACCCAATCAGTCTCGGCGCTGGAGCGGACGCGCAGCCTGCGCCAAAGCGGCAATGCCAGTCAGGCGGTGCTGGATCAGGCCATCGCGGCCGAGGCTTCGGCGCGGGCGGCTGCGGCTTCGGCCTCGGACGGGTTGGGGGTGGCGCGGGCGGCGCTGGCGTTGGCTTCGGCGGCGCGCAGCATCGCGCGGCTGAACCTGAACCATGCCACTGTCGTCGCCCCGGTTGACGGATTGGTCGTGGCGCGCACCATCCGGCAGGGTGCGATCTCTGGCGGGGCCGGCGAGCCCTTGTTTACCCTGATCGCCGGTGGCGAGGTGGAGCTTGAGGCCGATGTGATCGAAACCGCGCTGAGCCAGTTGAAGTCCGGTGACCCGGCCGAGATAGAGGTCGCGGGTCTGGGGCGTGTCGAGGGAAAGCTGCGGCTGGCCCCCGCCGCCGTCGATCCGCTGACGCGGCTTGGCCCGGCGCGGATCACGCTGGAACCTGACCCCCGGTTGCGCCCCGGGCTTTTTGCCAGTGGCTGGATCATCACCGACCGGCGCGAGGCTGTGACGGTGCCCAGCTCGGCCGTTCTGGCCGATGCCTCGGGTGAACGGGTGCAGGTGGTCAGGGACGGCCAGATCGAAACGCGCGAGGTCCGGGCTGGACTGGTCTGGCAGGGCCGGCGCGAGATCGTCGAAGGCATTGCGGCGGGCGAAACCGTTCTGGCACGTGCCGGCGCGTTTTTCCGCAGCGGCGATCAGGTGCGGGCGGCGCCATGA